The Kluyveromyces lactis strain NRRL Y-1140 chromosome D complete sequence genome has a window encoding:
- the LCB2 gene encoding serine C-palmitoyltransferase LCB2 (highly similar to uniprot|P40970 Saccharomyces cerevisiae YDR062W LCB2 Component of serine palmitoyltransferase responsible along with Lcb1p for the first committed step in sphingolipid synthesis which is the condensation of serine with palmitoyl-CoA to form 3-ketosphinganine) — MISISSTRVPLIPPEDIPLEDKKENEFGQLTSEEYLYQSKSRDGKALQDPILDAPAYHVSLITYLNYLILIILGHIHDFLGLTFQKEKHKDIMEQDGLAPWFSTFESFYVRRLKQRIDDCFSRPTTGVPGRFIRCLDRVSHNLNDYFTYPGTTSMCLNLSSYNYLGFAQSEGQCTTAALEATDKYGVYSGGPRTRIGTTDLHVMTEKYVAQFVGKEDAILFSMGYGTNANFFNSFLDSKCLVISDSLNHTSIRTGVRLSGAAVKTFKHNDMRALEKLIREQIVQGQSKTHRPWKKIIICVEGLYSMEGTMANLPKLVELKKKYKCYLFVDEAHSIGAMGPSGRGVCDFFGIPCSDIDIMMGTLTKSFGAAGGYIAADKWIIDRFRLDLTTPHYGEPTPAPVLAQIASSLKTITGDINPGEGQERLQRIAFNARYLRLALQRLGFIVYGIADSPVIPMLLYAPSKMPAFSRMMLQRKIAVVVVAYPATPLIESRVRFCVSAALTKEDIDYLLQHINEVGDKLFLKVSSGKAGGSLDGKPPRWNIDEVIKRTPTDCKDDSFFRI; from the coding sequence ATGATCAGTATCTCTAGTACGCGTGTCCCGTTAATTCCTCCTGAGGATATTCCGCTAGAGGATAAGAAGGAGAACGAATTTGGTCAGTTGACATCAGAAGAGTATTTGTATCAAAGTAAGTCCAGGGATGGTAAGGCATTACAGGACCCGATATTAGATGCTCCCGCTTATCATGTTTCATTGATTACTTATTTGAACTATCTTATTTTGATTATACTAGGCCATATCCATGATTTCTTAGGTCTTACCTTCCAGAAGGAAAAGCATAAGGATATTATGGAACAAGATGGGTTAGCACCCTGGTTCTCCACATTTGAGAGTTTTTACGTCAGAAGGTTgaagcaaagaattgaCGATTGCTTCTCTAGACCTACTACTGGCGTACCTGGAAGATTCATCCGCTGCTTAGACCGTGTCTCTCACAACTTGAACGACTACTTCACGTATCCTGGTACTACATCAATGTGTCTAAATCTTTCCTCGTACAACTACTTAGGTTTTGCACAATCAGAGGGTCAATGTACCACTGCAGCGCTAGAAGCCACCGATAAATACGGTGTTTATTCTGGTGGTCCAAGGACCAGAATTGGTACTACTGATTTGCACGTCATGACCGAAAAATACGTCGCACAATTCGTAGGTAAAGAAGATGCAATTTTGTTCTCTATGGGGTACGGTACCAATGctaatttcttcaattcgTTCTTAGATAGCAAATGTTTGGTTATCTCTGATTCTTTAAATCATACCTCTATTAGAACTGGTGTCCGTTTATCAGGAGCAGCTGTTAAGACATTCAAGCATAATGATATGCGCGCATTAGAGAAGTTGATCCGTGaacaaattgttcaagGTCAATCGAAGACTCATCGTCCttggaaaaaaattatcatttGTGTGGAAGGTTTATACTCCATGGAGGGTACCATGGCTAACTTGCCTAAGCttgttgaattgaagaaaaaatataaatgCTACCTTTTCGTTGATGAGGCTCACTCTATCGGTGCAATGGGTCCATCTGGACGTGGTGTATGCGATTTCTTTGGGATACCTTGTagtgatattgatattatgATGGGCACACTTACGAAATCTTTTGGTGCCGCTGGTGGATACATTGCTGCTGACAAATGGATCATCGACAGATTTAGATTGGATTTAACAACACCTCACTATGGAGAGCCTACTCCGGCTCCTGTGTTGGCCCAAATCGCTTCATCTTTAAAGACCATTACGGGAGACATCAACCCTGGCGAAGGTCAAGAAAGATTACAACGTATTGCATTCAACGCTCGTTATCTACGACTTGCGCTTCAAAGGTTAGGCTTCATTGTTTACGGTATTGCCGATTCTCCGGTCATTCCTATGCTATTATACGCACCAAGTAAAATGCCTGCATTCTCCCGAATGATGCTGCAACGGAAAATTGCAGTGGTTGTTGTCGCATACCCAGCCACCCCATTGATCGAGTCGAGAGTCCGCTTCTGTGTATCTGCGGCTctaacaaaagaagatatcgaTTATTTATTACAGCATATCAATGAGGTTGGAGATAAGCTCTTCTTAAAAGTGTCCAGTGGAAAAGCAGGCGGGTCATTAGATGGCAAACCTCCAAGGTGGAATATTGATGAAGTCATTAAGAGAACACCTACTGACTGTAAGGACGATAGCTTCTTCAGAATATGA
- the RRT8 gene encoding Rrt8p (some similarities with uniprot|P31379 Saccharomyces cerevisiae YAL018C Hypothetical ORF) produces the protein MLLQCNAWTLRGVRNFVLPKFTNDIFELTLLRKGQIETLNSLKRRQLPACPELHLNNIEFWIHDVPFNTFSFLRWLFVFIFITLISLLPIVGPLAATILQTPDRAYGYYDVWMIRRRLSDKAKRDEYYSRLGQLWAFGLTAGLLELIPGFSALLMISNVIAVGVWANDDIKLKRVQL, from the coding sequence ATGCTATTGCAATGTAATGCATGGACGTTGAGAGGTGTTCGGAATTTTGTGTTACCCAAGTTCACCAATGATATATTCGAATTGACTCTATTAAGGAAAGGGCAGATAGAGACGCTAAATTCTTTAAAGAGACGACAGCTTCCTGCCTGTCCTGAATTGCATTTGAACAATATAGAATTTTGGATCCATGATGTGCCATTCAACACCTTTTCGTTTTTAAGGTGGttatttgttttcatatTCATAACTTTAATATCTTTACTTCCAATCGTTGGCCCATTGGCCGCTACTATATTGCAAACACCAGACAGAGCGTATGGGTACTACGATGTATGGATgatcagaagaagattaagTGACAAAGCTAAACGTGACGAATATTACTCCAGATTAGGCCAACTATGGGCGTTTGGATTGACAGCGGGACTACTTGAATTGATACCTGGTTTTTCGGCTCTTCTGATGATAAGTAATGTCATTGCCGTTGGTGTTTGGGCTAATGATGACATAAAGCTTAAAAGGGTTCAGTTATAA
- the RLF2 gene encoding Rlf2p (some similarities with uniprot|Q12495 Saccharomyces cerevisiae YPR018W RLF2 Chromatin Assembly Complex subunit 1: largest (p90) subunit of three-subunit protein complex (yeast CAF-I) involved in DNA-replication-linked nucleosome assembly. Homol. to p150 subunit human Chromatin Assembly Factor-I (CAF-I) p90 subunit of yeast Chromatin Assembly Factor-I (CAF-I)) — protein sequence MSEMKPSVSNQKRRGILSFFQNTGKVDKATTVNAISQDSAIEIDIESDTLEPLNSSEPEEGEKDEEMDSQKSDTATLDAADSQQETEKTGGAEDNDSASTMANKKAERELRRQKEKQAKSKRKEEERLERERKKLEEKQKRDRQKQERELKKQQEKEERERKRLQEKEDREKKRQQEKEEREKKRLEEKEMKEQERLKKEEERLKKEEEKRKKEETKERSQSRIGNFFKKATVSSSEQSVTSDFKKHFLPFYIKSDVIMANTWKMDPQKLKENVPRIDKLMKTEDRISSVEWMNSFKCHHGYEIKLTAVEVLQTMTSKKKTDEELSALLNEVPQKFIKFYENVRPPYVGTYSKKLTLPNNNPFSTEGTGFDYGYDSDLDWVNEEEEEGGVDDLENDEDEEDEDQEDEEGGDNEMDGFLDKDENENMARKKFVGPLIPTIKLRKDTDKLDDESKQYFALVSVECMFQDQCFPVDPYKAPNKRPAVEDGSFETTSSKNPATKKSKSLITEPKHLLQLLEQVHDCTFSLSTVVEIIQKHLPQYKKDTIKNSVKEYAAKSTKGDRRWEVKDMNNWEHLKSSPTPRLSTPEVPTANDEALLTGIPLS from the coding sequence ATGAGTGAAATGAAACCATCAGTATCGAACCAGAAGAGACGGGGCATTCTCTCATTCTTTCAGAACACTGGGAAAGTTGACAAGGCTACTACTGTCAATGCTATTAGCCAGGATTCTGCTATCGAAATTGATATAGAATCTGATACTTTAGAACCACTAAACTCTTCAGAACCGGAGGAAGGAGAAAAAGACGAGGAAATGGACTCTCAAAAAAGTGATACTGCTACATTAGATGCAGCAGATAGTCAACAAGAAACAGAGAAGACAGGCGGTGCAGAAGACAATGACTCTGCATCCACGATGGCAAACAAGAAAGCAGAGCGAGAACTTAGGAGACAAAAAGAGAAGCAAGCTAAGtcgaaaaggaaagaagaagaaagattggAACGTGAAAGGAAGAAGCTtgaagagaagcagaagcGTGACAGACAGAAACAAGAGCGCGAGCTTaagaaacaacaagaaaaggaagagcGCGAGCGAAAGCGGcttcaagaaaaggaagacCGTGAGAAGAAAAGGCAGCaggagaaagaagaacgtgaaaagaagagattagaagaaaaggagatgaaagaacaagagagactaaagaaagaggaagaacgcctgaagaaagaggaagaaaaacgTAAAAAGGAGGAGACTAAAGAGAGATCTCAGTCCCGAATCGGGaactttttcaaaaaagCTACagtatcttcttctgaGCAATCAGTTACAAGTGATTTCAAGAAGCATTTCTTACCCTTTTATATCAAGTCAGACGTTATCATGGCCAATACTTGGAAAATGGACCCTCAGAAGCTTAAAGAAAATGTACCACGTATAGATAAACTGATGAAGACAGAAGACCGCATATCAAGCGTAGAGTGGATGAACTCTTTCAAATGCCACCACGGTTACGAAATAAAGCTCACGGCAGTAGAAGTTCTGCAAACCATGActtcgaagaagaagacggACGAAGAATTATCAGCGTTACTTAACGAAGTACCacaaaaattcatcaagttcTATGAAAATGTAAGGCCTCCGTATGTGGGGACGtattccaagaaattgacaTTACCAAACAATAATCCTTTCAGTACTGAGGGAACAGGATTCGATTATGGATATGATTCTGATCTCGATTGGGTTaatgaagaggaagaagaaggcgGTGTCGACGATTtagaaaatgatgaagatgaagaggatgagGATCAAGAGGATGAAGAGGGAGGCGACAATGAAATGGATGGCTTCCTagataaagatgaaaatgaaaatatggCACGTAAGAAGTTTGTCGGTCCCTTGATACCGACAATAAAACTGCGAAAGGATACGGATAAACTCGATGACGAGTCTAAACAGTATTTTGCATTGGTCTCCGTAGAATGTATGTTCCAAGATCAATGTTTCCCCGTAGATCCATATAAGGCTCCCAACAAGAGACCTGCTGTGGAGGACGGTTCATTTGAAACAACTTCTTCGAAAAACCCAGCAACTAAGAAATCCAAAAGTCTAATCACAGAACCTAAACATCTTTTGCAGTTGCTGGAACAAGTGCATGACTGTACATTTTCGTTGAGCACCGTTGTTGAGATTATCCAAAAGCATCTACCACAGTATAAGAAGGATACGATAAAGAACTCTGTTAAAGAATATGCTGCAAAATCTACCAAGGGAGACCGTAGGTGGGAAGTAAAGGATATGAACAATTGGGAACATCTAAAGAGCTCTCCGACACCAAGATTATCCACTCCAGAGGTACCGACAGCCAATGACGAAGCGCTACTGACCGGTATTCCTTTAAGTTAG